Proteins from a single region of Candidatus Rokuibacteriota bacterium:
- a CDS encoding FadR family transcriptional regulator, whose translation MFTSVRGRRLAQEIAGQVREAILSGKLSSGARLPSERELAETFGASPLVVREALHSLEIAGLLGIRAGAGGGAVVARPDARPVTESLSTMLRLGRTTVHELTQARLMLEPEIARLVARSIARDQLAKLEENVEAAKALLGSGKEARLSNLEFHKLLAGFTGNQFIALCVESVVDTLEVNALQTTLPVTVVRRTLNHHRALLRALGMHDSSLAASTMRRHIIDIQRALEAKSKGTV comes from the coding sequence GTGTTTACATCGGTCCGCGGCCGACGGCTGGCCCAGGAGATCGCCGGGCAAGTCCGCGAGGCGATCCTCTCGGGCAAGCTCTCCTCGGGGGCGCGCCTGCCGTCCGAGCGGGAGCTGGCGGAGACCTTCGGAGCGAGCCCGCTCGTCGTGCGCGAGGCCCTCCACTCCCTGGAGATCGCCGGACTTCTGGGAATCCGCGCCGGGGCTGGCGGAGGCGCGGTCGTCGCGAGACCGGATGCGCGACCGGTGACGGAGTCTCTCTCGACGATGCTTCGCCTGGGCCGGACGACCGTCCACGAGCTCACGCAGGCCCGCCTGATGCTGGAGCCCGAGATCGCCCGGCTGGTGGCTCGGAGCATTGCCCGGGATCAGCTGGCGAAGCTCGAGGAGAACGTGGAGGCGGCCAAAGCGCTGCTCGGAAGCGGGAAGGAGGCGCGGCTGTCGAACCTCGAGTTCCACAAGCTGCTGGCGGGCTTCACCGGCAACCAGTTCATCGCCCTCTGTGTCGAGTCCGTGGTGGACACGCTCGAGGTCAACGCCCTGCAGACGACGCTCCCCGTGACCGTCGTCCGGCGAACGCTGAACCATCATCGGGCCCTCCTGCGTGCCCTCGGGATGCACGACTCGTCGCTCGCCGCGAGCACGATGCGGCGCCACATCATCGACATCCAGCGGGCGCTCGAAGCCAAGAGCAAGGGGACGGTCTGA
- a CDS encoding ABC transporter substrate-binding protein, whose translation MPSTLIPRLLVFALLVSLAAPPVAVAQDARSTTFNVALFGEPDFLDPHVATSVGFVPIDNAYESLVYTERDTTKLVPQLGESWTVSPDGRGFTFKIRRGVRFHDGATLDAEAVRVSYDRLRQLNKGPAWVLRHVQSVEVKDPSTVEIRTVPGGPPFPESFSLIRIVSPKTLTEKAVAGDLAQDFLNRQSAGTGPYRILNWQRSQRVLLRKFDGYWGGWKQAKHFTAVNMLVIPEASTQRLMLEKGELDMAMKFPTEALPAFQKNPDVQVVRGQGLRVLYLRLQNAAPPTSDRRVRQAINYAFDGASFRKATEGTYDPPTGPAPALFLGDWSPKFPYTYDPAKARTLLQGAGYGEGRKAKLIADLLIATPDQRKAAEILQAGLAATGAAELEIRENEWPVMLKYNSEWQKTRDPATAHHLFGLFTPPRVPDAYAYLWYTYHSKAIGAFARNVMNYANPKVDDLLDRAAASTRSPEKIALYRQATQIIVDDAADLFVGTQTKVYALRKSIKGFYVHPLWFPTVTVYPLRRE comes from the coding sequence ATGCCCTCGACCCTGATCCCGCGGCTACTCGTGTTTGCGCTGCTCGTGTCCCTGGCGGCGCCCCCCGTCGCCGTGGCCCAGGACGCACGATCCACCACCTTCAATGTCGCGCTCTTCGGCGAGCCGGACTTCCTGGATCCCCACGTGGCGACATCCGTGGGCTTCGTGCCAATTGACAATGCCTATGAGTCGCTGGTCTACACGGAGCGGGACACGACGAAGCTGGTGCCGCAGCTTGGCGAGTCGTGGACCGTCTCACCCGACGGGCGCGGGTTCACCTTCAAGATCCGCCGGGGAGTGAGGTTCCACGACGGCGCCACGCTCGACGCCGAGGCGGTGCGCGTCTCCTACGATCGCCTGCGACAGCTCAACAAGGGCCCGGCCTGGGTGCTGCGCCACGTGCAGTCCGTCGAGGTGAAGGATCCGTCCACGGTGGAGATCCGCACGGTTCCAGGCGGACCGCCCTTCCCGGAGTCCTTCTCGCTGATCCGCATCGTGAGCCCGAAGACGCTCACGGAGAAGGCCGTGGCGGGCGACCTGGCCCAGGATTTCCTGAACCGTCAGAGCGCGGGCACCGGGCCTTACCGCATCCTCAACTGGCAGCGCTCGCAGCGGGTGCTCCTCCGCAAGTTCGACGGGTACTGGGGCGGCTGGAAACAGGCCAAGCACTTCACCGCGGTGAACATGCTGGTCATCCCGGAGGCCTCAACGCAACGGCTCATGCTCGAGAAGGGCGAGCTCGACATGGCGATGAAGTTCCCGACCGAGGCGCTGCCTGCCTTCCAGAAGAACCCGGACGTCCAGGTGGTCCGTGGGCAGGGGCTCCGCGTGCTGTACCTCCGCCTGCAGAATGCGGCACCGCCCACCAGCGACCGGCGCGTGCGCCAAGCCATCAACTACGCTTTCGACGGGGCGAGCTTCCGCAAGGCGACGGAAGGCACCTACGACCCGCCCACGGGGCCGGCACCGGCGCTGTTCCTCGGCGACTGGTCGCCCAAGTTCCCCTACACCTACGACCCGGCGAAAGCCAGGACGCTGCTCCAGGGGGCGGGGTATGGCGAGGGCCGGAAGGCGAAGCTGATCGCCGATCTCCTGATTGCCACGCCGGACCAGCGCAAGGCGGCCGAGATTCTCCAGGCCGGGCTCGCCGCCACGGGGGCAGCCGAGCTCGAGATCCGCGAGAACGAGTGGCCGGTGATGCTCAAGTACAACAGCGAGTGGCAGAAGACCAGGGACCCGGCCACCGCGCACCATCTCTTCGGTCTGTTCACGCCGCCCCGCGTGCCGGACGCATACGCCTACCTCTGGTACACGTACCACTCCAAGGCGATCGGCGCCTTTGCGCGAAATGTCATGAACTACGCGAATCCCAAGGTGGATGACCTCCTGGACCGCGCCGCGGCCTCCACCAGGTCCCCGGAGAAGATCGCCCTCTACCGCCAGGCGACCCAGATCATCGTGGACGACGCGGCGGATCTCTTCGTGGGCACCCAGACGAAGGTCTACGCGCTCCGCAAGAGCATCAAGGGCTTCTACGTCCACCCGCTCTGGTTCCCGACGGTGACGGTTTACCCCCTCCGCCGCGAGTAG
- a CDS encoding amidohydrolase, producing the protein MTTPRTVDAHAHFVPPRVLEELARHPDRYGAGVEELEGGRKRVRFPDLGSTRPVLPRLLDLAARRHTMTATGVDQEILAPWMDLVGYSLPPEEGQRWSRLLNESLAEALHADGSGSFLGVATVPLQDGTRAAAELEHAIGGLGLRAVQIGTNVMGSPLDRPGLDPFWAAAAALRVPIILHPWHVAGEDRLGPHGFLRLLGYPFDTTLAAGAMVFGGVADRFPELRVMLVHAGGFFPYQAGRLERGHRLEAGARGLGPIDALRWFYYDTITHWALPLRYLAEVTGADRIMLGSDYPFDVGDPDPVASVRAARLTESAEVAILGATALTLFGGTPPAGP; encoded by the coding sequence ATGACGACTCCCCGGACGGTGGACGCGCATGCGCACTTCGTTCCTCCGCGGGTCCTCGAGGAGCTCGCCCGCCATCCGGACCGCTACGGTGCGGGTGTGGAGGAGCTGGAGGGGGGCCGGAAGCGGGTCCGCTTCCCGGATCTGGGCTCCACGCGCCCGGTCCTGCCCAGGCTCCTTGACCTTGCCGCGCGACGCCACACCATGACCGCGACGGGCGTGGACCAAGAGATCCTGGCTCCCTGGATGGACCTTGTTGGTTACTCCCTTCCCCCGGAGGAAGGCCAGCGCTGGAGTCGGCTGCTGAATGAGAGCCTCGCTGAAGCGCTCCACGCGGACGGGTCGGGGAGCTTCCTGGGCGTGGCCACCGTCCCCCTTCAGGACGGAACACGAGCGGCCGCCGAGCTGGAACACGCCATCGGCGGTCTTGGCTTGCGCGCAGTCCAGATAGGCACCAACGTCATGGGCTCGCCTCTCGACCGACCGGGCCTCGACCCCTTCTGGGCTGCGGCGGCGGCACTCCGAGTGCCGATCATCCTGCACCCATGGCATGTGGCCGGCGAGGATCGCCTCGGCCCGCACGGGTTCCTCCGGCTGCTCGGCTATCCGTTCGACACCACGCTGGCCGCCGGAGCGATGGTGTTCGGGGGCGTGGCCGATCGGTTCCCGGAGCTCCGGGTGATGCTGGTCCATGCCGGCGGCTTCTTCCCGTATCAGGCCGGCCGCCTGGAGCGGGGGCACCGGCTCGAGGCGGGGGCCAGAGGCCTCGGCCCCATCGACGCGCTCCGCTGGTTCTATTACGACACCATCACCCACTGGGCGCTGCCGCTCAGGTACCTCGCAGAGGTGACTGGTGCCGATCGAATCATGCTGGGGAGTGACTATCCCTTCGACGTCGGCGATCCGGACCCGGTCGCCTCGGTCAGGGCCGCTCGCTTGACGGAATCCGCGGAGGTCGCGATCCTCGGGGCGACGGCGCTCACGCTCTTTGGCGGAACCCCTCCCGCCGGGCCATGA
- a CDS encoding ABC transporter substrate-binding protein yields the protein MKVPANRGMPLARAAVGALLLVSAGLVGESLAAGPAKIRVGGRSEPLIIAEGKGWFAQEGVEVEVTEVRNFMQYPILLASGNIDLLDGYLPPNFWNMIIEGASFRIVAGSALAVAARGNEPARNVRGYVVRKDLYDSGAVKSVKDLEGRKLADFAPVPPKGQISPFPIGHKVFGESFRHINWVRVANEADILRALEQKDVDGARMRTRWVKLAVKKGLAVELVKETDFVPEIQVRALAGPQAFLAANREAVVRFLRVYLRAQQYAREVQQGKHTEEYLSFVKKFSDVPSDLALELLQEVEITDRLALDDLLDTQKHFVMVRSQKQVIPLESIVDMSYLNAAKK from the coding sequence ATGAAAGTTCCGGCCAATCGGGGTATGCCGCTGGCGCGCGCGGCGGTGGGCGCCCTCCTGCTGGTGTCCGCGGGGTTGGTGGGCGAGTCACTGGCCGCAGGCCCGGCCAAGATCCGCGTCGGCGGCCGGTCGGAGCCGCTGATCATCGCGGAGGGAAAGGGGTGGTTCGCCCAGGAAGGCGTCGAGGTGGAGGTCACCGAGGTGCGCAACTTCATGCAGTACCCGATCCTCCTGGCGTCCGGCAACATCGACCTCCTGGACGGCTACCTGCCCCCGAACTTCTGGAACATGATCATCGAGGGGGCGAGCTTCCGGATCGTCGCTGGCTCGGCCCTCGCGGTGGCGGCTCGGGGGAACGAGCCTGCCCGGAACGTGCGAGGGTACGTGGTCCGCAAGGACCTGTATGACAGTGGCGCGGTCAAGTCGGTGAAGGACCTCGAAGGGCGAAAGCTGGCCGATTTCGCTCCCGTGCCGCCCAAGGGGCAGATCAGCCCCTTCCCCATCGGGCACAAGGTCTTCGGGGAGAGCTTCCGGCACATCAACTGGGTGCGGGTCGCCAACGAGGCGGACATCCTGCGCGCCCTGGAGCAGAAGGACGTGGACGGCGCACGGATGCGGACGCGCTGGGTGAAGCTGGCGGTGAAGAAGGGGCTGGCCGTCGAGCTCGTGAAGGAGACGGACTTCGTCCCGGAGATCCAGGTGCGCGCCCTGGCGGGCCCCCAGGCCTTTCTCGCCGCCAACCGGGAGGCCGTGGTGCGCTTTCTCCGGGTTTACCTGCGCGCGCAGCAGTACGCGCGGGAGGTCCAGCAGGGCAAGCACACGGAGGAGTACCTGTCCTTCGTCAAGAAGTTCAGCGATGTGCCGTCGGATCTCGCGCTGGAGCTGCTCCAGGAGGTGGAGATCACCGACAGGCTGGCGCTGGACGATCTCCTGGACACCCAGAAGCACTTTGTCATGGTGCGCTCCCAGAAGCAGGTCATCCCCCTCGAATCGATCGTGGACATGAGCTACCTGAACGCCGCGAAGAAGTGA
- a CDS encoding aminopeptidase P family protein → MRDAVKLERFTNALRQSDFDVVVAASPENTWYLSEAVIDTQRTLPERLALVAWPKHGEPVYIVCTNEQTQARRDSWIPDLRGYIEYKESPMEHLVQALTAQGAAQGMIGIEKRFLTAHYFEQLAGLLPRARFAEVGPLFDRVRAIKTPDEITRMEQAAQATERAIREAFEAARPGMTERQVGVALSAALVRNGAEYQAFQVLAAGLNTLTTHHRAGDYVIQRGDLMRTDFGGIFPGGYYSDLARTVCVGRPRPEQEDLYKAIWEEHERLIQMMGPGVPCEDVYYSHKRAWEQRGWPMVRPHIGHSIGIGLHEYPLLRPGEKAVLEPGMCMAMEPNHMVPGVEKYHVEDLVLITESGPRLLSRAADWDRILTPGA, encoded by the coding sequence ATGCGTGATGCGGTGAAGCTCGAGCGGTTCACGAACGCCCTGCGCCAGAGCGATTTCGACGTGGTCGTGGCGGCCTCGCCGGAGAACACCTGGTACCTCTCCGAGGCGGTGATCGACACGCAGCGCACGCTGCCCGAGCGCCTGGCCCTGGTCGCCTGGCCCAAGCACGGCGAGCCGGTCTACATCGTCTGCACCAACGAGCAGACTCAGGCCCGGCGCGACTCCTGGATCCCGGACCTGCGCGGCTACATCGAGTACAAGGAATCGCCCATGGAGCACCTGGTCCAGGCGCTCACCGCGCAGGGCGCCGCCCAGGGCATGATCGGGATCGAGAAGCGCTTCCTCACCGCCCACTACTTCGAGCAGCTCGCCGGGCTCCTGCCCCGCGCGCGCTTCGCCGAGGTGGGGCCCCTCTTCGACCGCGTGCGCGCCATCAAGACGCCGGACGAGATCACGCGCATGGAGCAGGCTGCCCAGGCCACCGAGCGGGCGATCCGCGAGGCCTTCGAGGCAGCGCGCCCGGGCATGACCGAGCGGCAGGTGGGCGTGGCGCTCTCCGCAGCGCTGGTGCGCAACGGGGCCGAGTACCAGGCCTTCCAGGTGCTCGCGGCCGGGCTCAACACCCTCACCACCCACCACCGGGCCGGCGACTACGTGATCCAGCGCGGTGACCTCATGCGCACGGACTTCGGCGGCATCTTCCCGGGAGGCTACTACTCGGACCTGGCGCGTACGGTGTGCGTCGGCCGGCCCAGGCCCGAGCAGGAGGACCTCTACAAGGCGATCTGGGAGGAGCACGAGCGGCTCATCCAGATGATGGGCCCCGGCGTGCCCTGCGAGGACGTCTACTACTCCCACAAGCGCGCGTGGGAGCAGCGGGGCTGGCCCATGGTGCGCCCGCATATCGGCCACTCCATCGGCATCGGCCTGCATGAGTACCCCCTGCTCCGTCCCGGCGAGAAGGCCGTCCTCGAGCCCGGCATGTGCATGGCCATGGAGCCGAACCACATGGTGCCCGGCGTGGAGAAGTACCACGTCGAGGACCTGGTGCTGATCACCGAGTCGGGGCCCCGCCTGCTCTCGCGCGCGGCTGACTGGGACCGGATCCTCACGCCGGGGGCCTGA
- a CDS encoding 3-oxoacyl-ACP reductase FabG, whose protein sequence is MRLTERVAVVTGGAVGIGRAYSRRLAAEGARVVVADIVDPAPTVREIEAAGGEALGVSVDVTQEPMVRAMARTAVDHFGRIDILVNNAGIFAPLQPTPFEALSETEWDRIMAVNVKGVFFCCQAVVPTMKAQRSGRIINVASAIVMKGSPLFLHYVASKGAVIALTRALAREVGDYGIAVNAVAPGFVLSETVRQNPTLAGALSAPVVQSRCFRRDQTAEDVEGAVVYLASADSAFVTGQTLVVDGGSIFL, encoded by the coding sequence GTGAGACTCACGGAGCGGGTGGCCGTCGTGACGGGGGGCGCTGTGGGCATCGGGCGAGCCTACAGCCGTCGTCTTGCGGCCGAAGGGGCTCGGGTCGTCGTCGCGGACATCGTCGATCCCGCCCCGACGGTCCGGGAGATCGAGGCCGCGGGTGGCGAGGCGCTCGGTGTCTCCGTGGACGTGACCCAGGAGCCGATGGTCCGCGCGATGGCCCGGACCGCCGTCGATCATTTCGGGCGGATCGACATCCTCGTGAACAATGCCGGCATCTTCGCGCCACTCCAGCCGACCCCGTTCGAGGCGCTGAGCGAGACCGAGTGGGATCGCATCATGGCGGTGAACGTCAAGGGGGTCTTCTTCTGCTGTCAGGCGGTCGTGCCCACGATGAAGGCCCAGCGGTCCGGGCGAATCATCAACGTCGCGTCGGCCATCGTGATGAAGGGTTCGCCGCTCTTTCTCCACTACGTGGCGTCGAAGGGCGCCGTGATCGCCCTCACCCGTGCGCTCGCCCGGGAAGTGGGCGACTACGGGATCGCGGTCAATGCGGTCGCGCCGGGCTTCGTCCTCAGCGAGACGGTGCGGCAGAATCCGACGCTGGCTGGCGCCCTCAGCGCTCCCGTGGTCCAGAGCCGGTGCTTCAGGCGGGACCAGACCGCGGAGGACGTGGAGGGTGCCGTGGTGTATCTGGCATCGGCCGACAGCGCCTTCGTGACGGGACAGACCCTCGTCGTCGACGGCGGATCGATCTTCCTGTAG
- a CDS encoding ABC transporter ATP-binding protein, with protein MRIGIRDLAKTYWARGRQVEALADVSLDVEDGEFLTILGPSGCGKSTLLLIIGGMEAPSSGQVEFEGARRNSAPLNTMVWQGYALFPWRTVLGNIIFGPEVRGAPRNERLDRARQLIEAVGLAGFEDAYPHELSGGMKQRVALARGLCNDPEILLMDEPLAALDAQTRALMQVELLRIWDRYRKTVVYVTHSIDEAVLLGDRVAIMTARPGRVKKTIRVKLPRPRSLEMLTHPDFHDATDQAWREIQAEFPGLQATP; from the coding sequence ATGCGCATCGGCATCCGGGATCTGGCAAAAACCTACTGGGCGCGAGGGCGGCAGGTCGAGGCCCTCGCCGATGTGTCTTTGGACGTCGAGGACGGTGAGTTCCTGACGATCCTGGGGCCGTCGGGGTGCGGGAAGTCCACCCTCCTGCTCATCATCGGCGGCATGGAGGCGCCGTCGTCGGGACAGGTCGAGTTCGAGGGCGCTCGGCGGAACTCGGCGCCCCTCAACACGATGGTCTGGCAAGGGTATGCGCTCTTCCCCTGGCGCACGGTGCTCGGCAACATCATCTTCGGGCCCGAGGTGCGTGGGGCCCCCCGGAACGAACGGCTGGATCGTGCCCGCCAGCTGATCGAGGCGGTGGGGCTGGCCGGGTTCGAGGATGCCTACCCGCACGAGCTCTCCGGGGGCATGAAGCAGCGCGTCGCCCTCGCCCGCGGCCTCTGCAACGATCCCGAGATCCTGCTCATGGACGAGCCGCTGGCGGCGCTGGATGCGCAGACGCGGGCCCTCATGCAGGTCGAGCTCCTCCGCATCTGGGACCGATACAGGAAGACCGTCGTCTATGTGACCCACAGCATCGATGAAGCGGTGCTTCTGGGCGATCGGGTCGCCATCATGACCGCCCGGCCCGGACGCGTGAAGAAGACGATTCGTGTGAAGCTTCCGCGGCCGCGCTCGCTCGAGATGCTCACCCACCCGGACTTCCACGACGCGACCGATCAGGCGTGGCGGGAGATCCAGGCGGAATTCCCCGGCCTCCAGGCCACGCCATGA
- a CDS encoding ABC transporter permease, whose translation MTKVAVAGEAAVGLSHGTPVGPSRRGAGRRFLGSGGLAPWGALVLLALVAVALFPGAVTRHDPYRIDADRRLAPPSLAHPFGTDELGRDVWSRVAHGTRLSLGVALLVVIVSGTTGTAIGLAAGYGGGPWSELVMRVADIFIAFPALIMAMAITALLGPGLGNAMLAVMVIWWPQYTRLARGQVLGEKVKPYVEAAHAMGLPAATVLWRHILPNSWVPLLIKATMDVGLALLLTASLSFLGLGAKPPTPELGALVTQGREHLLSAWWYSTFPGLTIFLAVFACNLLGDGLRDALDPALGRE comes from the coding sequence ATGACGAAGGTAGCGGTGGCAGGAGAAGCCGCGGTCGGCCTCTCCCACGGGACACCCGTGGGGCCGAGCCGGCGTGGAGCCGGCCGGCGCTTCCTTGGCAGCGGTGGGCTCGCGCCCTGGGGCGCCCTCGTGTTGCTCGCCCTGGTGGCGGTCGCGCTCTTCCCCGGGGCGGTCACGCGACACGACCCCTACCGGATCGACGCCGACCGGCGCCTGGCGCCGCCGTCGCTCGCCCACCCCTTCGGCACGGACGAGCTCGGGCGCGACGTGTGGAGCCGCGTGGCTCATGGCACCCGCCTGTCGCTCGGCGTGGCACTCCTGGTCGTGATCGTCAGCGGCACGACCGGCACGGCCATCGGCCTCGCCGCGGGCTACGGCGGCGGCCCGTGGAGCGAGCTGGTGATGCGCGTGGCCGACATCTTCATCGCCTTCCCGGCGCTCATCATGGCCATGGCCATCACGGCGTTGCTCGGACCGGGGCTCGGCAACGCCATGCTCGCGGTGATGGTCATCTGGTGGCCGCAGTACACGCGGCTGGCGCGCGGCCAGGTGCTGGGCGAGAAGGTGAAGCCCTACGTGGAGGCCGCGCACGCGATGGGGCTGCCGGCGGCGACGGTCCTGTGGCGGCACATCCTGCCGAACTCGTGGGTGCCGCTGTTGATCAAGGCAACCATGGACGTGGGGCTGGCCCTCCTGCTCACCGCCTCGCTGTCCTTCCTCGGGCTGGGCGCCAAGCCCCCCACGCCCGAGCTGGGAGCGCTGGTGACGCAGGGGCGCGAGCACCTGCTGAGCGCCTGGTGGTACTCGACCTTTCCCGGGCTCACGATATTCCTGGCGGTCTTCGCATGCAACCTGCTGGGCGACGGCCTCCGCGACGCGCTGGACCCGGCCCTCGGCCGAGAGTGA
- a CDS encoding ABC transporter permease, with translation MTSVTGQRARVAAPVIGGRSPGDAGALRRVALSVMPLLVTVAVWELIVRLGIVKALFLPAFSSVLWKFWEILVTGELLSHFKITVGRMLLGYVIGAGGAVAFGLAIGLSAPLRLFFSPLIAATYPLPKIALLSLFLVIFGIGNAPIVASIVASAMYPVLLNTITGILAVDPILIRAARNLGANRFQVTTKVVLPGALPIIFGGLRMGAAVSLIVVVAVEMYIAQSGVGYLLAWATEFFKTDLLYANLMAIGIFGIVVFKALDVLERWALPWNPEK, from the coding sequence ATGACATCCGTGACTGGCCAGCGCGCACGCGTGGCGGCGCCTGTCATCGGGGGGCGGTCGCCTGGCGACGCCGGAGCGCTCAGGCGCGTGGCGCTCAGCGTGATGCCGCTCCTCGTCACCGTGGCCGTGTGGGAGCTGATCGTCCGCCTCGGAATCGTCAAGGCCCTGTTCCTCCCCGCCTTCTCCTCCGTGCTGTGGAAGTTCTGGGAGATCCTGGTGACGGGCGAGCTCTTGTCGCACTTCAAGATCACGGTCGGCCGCATGCTCCTTGGGTACGTCATCGGCGCGGGAGGGGCGGTGGCCTTCGGGCTCGCCATCGGCCTGTCCGCGCCGCTCCGGCTCTTCTTCAGCCCGTTGATCGCCGCGACGTACCCACTCCCCAAGATCGCGCTGCTCTCGTTATTCCTCGTGATCTTCGGTATCGGCAATGCGCCCATCGTGGCGTCGATCGTCGCCAGCGCCATGTACCCGGTGCTCCTGAACACGATCACCGGGATCCTGGCGGTGGACCCGATTCTCATCCGTGCCGCGCGAAACCTCGGGGCGAACCGCTTCCAGGTCACCACCAAGGTCGTTCTTCCGGGCGCGCTGCCCATCATCTTCGGGGGGCTCCGGATGGGGGCGGCGGTGTCGCTGATCGTGGTGGTGGCCGTCGAGATGTACATCGCGCAGAGCGGCGTCGGATACCTCCTCGCCTGGGCGACGGAGTTCTTCAAGACCGACCTTCTCTACGCCAATCTGATGGCCATCGGGATCTTCGGGATCGTCGTCTTCAAGGCGCTCGACGTTCTCGAGCGCTGGGCGCTTCCCTGGAACCCGGAGAAGTAG
- a CDS encoding ABC transporter permease produces MAHVIPSDPARAALGQDASQEQVDEYRRKLGLDDPLWRQFLRYVGRLARGDLGVSIVTGNRVVDDLRDAVPATVELVLPSIVVALGLGTLLGVASAVWRGRAVDHLSRVASILGMSLPVFWFGLVLQLVFYKHLSWLPAGGRLPLTAMPPEGPTGIYTVDALAAGDLGLLLETLRHLVLPVITLSTVSIATVARITRASLLDVLGRDYVRTARAKGLGERATVYKHALRNALIPVVTVFGLRVGIMLGGAVLTETIFAWPGIGRYAFYGLRQLDLPVVSAFVVYVTLAYAALNMLVDASYSLLDPRIRGAAS; encoded by the coding sequence ATGGCCCACGTGATCCCGTCGGACCCGGCGCGCGCCGCGCTCGGTCAGGACGCCTCGCAGGAACAGGTCGACGAGTACCGGCGGAAGCTGGGCCTGGACGACCCGCTCTGGCGGCAGTTCCTGCGCTACGTGGGGCGGCTGGCCCGGGGCGACCTCGGCGTGTCCATCGTCACCGGCAACCGGGTGGTGGATGACCTCCGCGATGCCGTCCCCGCGACGGTCGAGCTCGTGTTGCCCAGCATCGTGGTCGCGCTGGGGCTGGGGACCCTCCTCGGCGTGGCCTCGGCGGTGTGGCGGGGCCGGGCGGTGGACCATCTCTCGCGCGTGGCGTCCATCCTGGGCATGAGCTTGCCGGTGTTCTGGTTCGGGCTGGTGCTTCAGCTCGTCTTCTACAAGCATCTGTCGTGGCTGCCCGCGGGCGGCCGGCTGCCCCTCACCGCGATGCCGCCGGAGGGCCCGACGGGGATCTACACGGTGGACGCGCTCGCGGCGGGAGACCTCGGGCTCCTCCTCGAGACGCTCCGCCACCTCGTGCTACCGGTGATCACGCTCTCCACGGTGAGCATCGCCACGGTGGCGCGAATCACGCGGGCGAGCCTACTCGACGTGCTGGGGCGGGACTACGTGCGGACGGCACGTGCCAAGGGGCTCGGCGAGCGCGCCACCGTCTACAAGCACGCCCTTCGCAATGCGCTGATCCCGGTGGTGACGGTCTTCGGCCTGCGCGTGGGCATCATGCTCGGGGGCGCCGTGCTGACGGAGACGATCTTCGCCTGGCCCGGCATCGGACGCTACGCGTTCTACGGGCTGCGCCAGCTCGACCTGCCGGTGGTGAGCGCCTTCGTGGTTTACGTGACGCTCGCCTATGCGGCGCTCAACATGCTGGTGGACGCCAGCTACTCGCTCCTCGACCCGCGCATCCGCGGCGCGGCGAGCTGA